TTGGCGAAAAGTGGGGCTATATAGACAAGACTGGCAAGTTATCTATACTTCCCTTGAATGCAGAACTGCCCCCCTCTCCCGCTAATGGGGAGGCGCTGGGAGATTTAGCGCAATTGGAACCGCCAGCGAGTGATAATTTCAAAATGCTCCAGCCACAATTTGATTATGCCGAACCTTTTCAAGCAGGAATAGCGCGGGTAAGAAGCGGTGAGAAATGGGGTTACATTAACAAGATGGGGCAATTTATAATTCAGCCACAATTTGATGGAGTTGATGATTTTTATGGAGATTTGGCTATAGTAAAAATTGGTAATAAATATGGTTGCATCAATAAAACAGGTCAATTGGTCATTCAGCCACAATTTGACGAGCTTGATTATTTTTATCAAGAAATGGCGCGAGTCAGAATTGCTTCTAAATATGGCTACATCGACAAAACTGGAAAACTTGCAATACAGGCCCAATTCGACCGGGCTGGGTCTTTTTCTGAAGATCTAGCGCGGGTAAAAATCGGCAAAAAATGGGGCTACATTTCCAAAACTGGAAAATTCGCAATTCAGCCGCAATTTGAGGGGGCTGATAACTTTACCGAAGGACAGGCGCGGGTAAGGATAGGCGGTAAGTGGGGCTATATTCGGAATCCCATCGAGTGATGATATTGAATACATCTCACTTTTGTAAAAAGCCTACACTCTAAAAGGCTTAGGATTTATATCCCTCAAAATATTTACTGAAAAATGCAAATTTTATGGTGAGGGTGTTGAGGGGATATGTGGGTAATGGTAAGGTCTTTGGGTAGGAAGTAAAGTAGGTGCGTTGCTGCCTATGTTTAGCCAATCATGTAATGCTATCGGCTACTTGGAAAAGGCTTGCACTCTGTCAATGCAACCTTGATTTACAGCAAGGGTTAAAATTTCTTTCATTCCTAGCCGTTTAAAGAAAAGTGCGGCGTAATTTCTCTGCATTTGAGTGCCGTTAAACAAATAGTGTTTAATTCGCTCTTTTCCTTCGGTTGTCTCCACTAAGCTAAGAGCGTAGTCAACTAACTTGTAAGTGGCACAGTTTTGGTTATTCTCTAAAGCATCCATTAGCTTATCAATATTATGGGCTTTTCCAGAACGCGCCATATTGACGAAAAGAGTATATCTGTTGTTTTTAGCATTGTATTCCTCCAGAACCTTTTCTATTAAAGGATCTTTTCGTGTTTCAAGTAGCGAATAAGCGGCTTGGCGTACTTTCCAAAAATTATTACCTAAAGCCTGAATAACCAAGTTTAAGCCAGCTTCACCGTACTTTAGAGATTCGTGAAGGGCAGAAATTCTTTGCTCGACAATTGGACTTGTTAATCGCCACTTAACACCTTCTAGTCCTCCTAAAATAAGGCTGCCCATCGGAGCTGGAGTTTGACCACCCAGGACGGCATCATATTCTCTTGGTTGTTCAAGATTATTTGTCATCGCACTGTTTGGGTAATTGGTAATGGTTAATAGGGCATGGGGTATTGCCCACAATTATATTTCCGTTTGCCCTTGTTCCCTGGCTCTGCCTGGGAATGCGTTTGCCTTGCTTACCAGTCTCGACGTGATAGCAGAGAACCCCACCCTTTAAAAAAGATTGCTACTGCACCGCCAAATAACAAAAAATCGCCATCGACCATTCCCTGCTTGCCCAAAATCCATCCAGGTAGGTGCCCGCTAGGAGCATTTAAAGTGAAGTTAAGGTGGTTGTGGTAAATCCAGTAGCCGTCTTTCCTCCATCCGACTCGTTCGCCAAATAGTCCCCAGGCTTCCCAATCAAAGATGCCCGGTTTTCCTCCAAGGCTGTGCCATATGTGCTTTTGGGCGCTAAAGCCAAATTGCCCTTGGCTGTATTTTCCCCAGAGGTTGTCGATGGTGGTTAAGTCTTGGCAGGGAAAATTTTCAATGTCGGATATTCTCAGCCAGCCTTCTGTTTGGCGATCGCACACCGATAGCATAATAGCTCCAGTTTCTGCGTCGGCTTCTTCCCAGTTAGCTGCTGCTAGTAGCTTTTGCAGTCGCGTGTAGTCTACACCTGCGGCAGATATCAAAGGGGGATATTCCTGTAAAATTTCTGTTATTCTCGGTTGTGGTTTCTGCTGTTGGAGTAGCAAAAAAGCGGCTCTCTGTACTTGCCCCGATTCATCCTTCAAGGCTTGAATCACTACTTCCAAGCCGTCTTGACCATATTTTATGGCATCTTTTAGGGCAGCAATCCTTTGCTCTACACCTGCACGGGCTAATCTAATTTTGGCTCCTTGGAGTCCCCCCAATACTGCGCCAGCTACAGGGGGCGGATTTTGACCGCCAAGTACAGCATCGTCATCTCTAGGGCTTCTAAGTTCTCCCATCTTCTCTCCATTATCCCCAATCTAAAAGCCGCATTAGACGTAGGCGAAGCATTGCCTTACCCCGTAAAGTAGGTGGCATCCACCGCCTGGGTGTCTATCGTCTATTTAGCTACACGCTAAATAATGTATCTACCGCACGCCCCACATCTTAATTGTCCCATCTGCACTGCCGCTGCACAGGTTTTCTCCATCTAGACTGAAGCCAACAGATAGAACTGACTCGTTATGTCCGTCTAACCTATAAAGCAGTTTTTGGTGGGCATCCCCCACCCTACCCTTGATTAATCAAAACTCAGACGCGATGAATCGCGTCTCTACAAGATTCAAAATTTTATTTTTAACCTCAAAACTTTATTGCACTCCCCACACCTTGATTGTTTTATCTTCGCTACCACTAATGAGAGTATGACCATTGCGACTGAAAGCAAGACAAGTAACTGAGCTTTCATGTCCTTCAAGAATGTGAAGTACCTCGCCCGTCTTTACCTTCCAAAGTACGATTGTATTGTAACTACCTCCAGCTAAAATACGTCCATCGGGGCTGAAAGCGAAGCAACCAATCAAGGGCGACTGTTCTTCAAAAGTGGGTATTAATTCCCCAGTACCGAGATGCCACAGTTTAATTTTAGGCTTAGGCCAACCGTTACTGGAACTTACCATAGTTTGTCCATCGGGGCCGATCGCAATTGCTAAAATGCTACCTGTATGGCCTTTAAGAGTGCGTGGTTTATCTCTAGTTCGTAGGTTCCACAATTTAATTGTTGAATCGGCGCTACCGCTAACTAAAGTTTTTCCGTCAGGGGTGAAAGCAAGACAAGAAATTCCAGATGTATGCGTACCCCAAATTAGCGAACGACTAATATTAAATACGAGCTTACCAGTATCTAAATTCCAAATTTTGATAGTTGTATCGTGGCTGCCAGTAGCAACTAGGGGAGGTGTTTCCGTGCCCGATTCACCATCAGGAAGCATAGCGATCGCGCTAATTTCTAATTCATGTCCGTAGAGGGCGTGCTGCTTTTCCCCCTCCTGCCAAATTTCGAGTAAGTAGCTAGAAGTATTGATAGCTTTAACCAGCGTTTCTCCATCGGAACTGATAGCGAAAGATTCTTTAGCTCTGGGATATTTAGGAATACTATAGAGTAATTCATTTTTCAGGTTACAAACTTTAATTGCCTTACCGCGAAGATACGCGATCGCCTTTCCATCCCCACTAAGGGCAATATTTGTACCCCCTATAATCGTGCGGATGCAATCAAAAAATTGATACTGATTAAATGATGTTAATGCTTTACGAACTTCGGCTTCTTTCCTCGATCGCAATACCAAATAAGCAGCTTTTTGTACTTCATCTAAGGGCTGATTTAAAGCTTTTATTACTAATTCTAAGCCTGCATTGCCGTACTTTACAGCATCTTTAATGGCTGCAACTTGTTGTTCGGCAACTCCACTCGCCCAGCGTTTCTTGACACCTTCAATTCCTCCCAAAACCATACCGCCGGATGGTGCTGGGGCTTCCCCACCTTTGACGGCATCATATTCTTTCGGTTGATTAGCATTTGCCATTACACTTTTACCCTTACACTAATAGCAATCTTAATGCGTAATAAGTAATGGTTAATCGGGCGACTGGGCAAAATTCCGACCCTAATTTAATGCCCAATTCCCAATTTCCCATAGCCCTTTTACCGCACGCCCCACACTCTCATCGTCTTATCGTGGCTGCTACTGACAAGGGTCATACCATCTGGACTGACAGCAAGAGAAACAACTCCGCCCTGATGTTCTTCAAGGGTGTGCAGCAACGCCCCAGTACCCAAATGCCACAGTAGAATCCTCTCATCCCAACCGCAACTGACGAGAGTCTGTCCATCCGGGTTAACTCTAACACAGTTAACTTCGCCCCAATGTCCTGTAAGGGTGCGCCGTAATTCTCCTGTTGGTAAATCCCACAGCTTAATTAATTTATCCCCACCGCAACTAATAAGGATTTTTCCATCAGCATTAATGGCAAGGCATTTTACCCATTGGGAATGTCCATCAACGGTTTGCAACAGTTCTCCAGTGGTTAAATCCCACAGTTTTATCGTTCCGTCAGCACTACCACTGGCTAAAATATTGCCGTTGGGACTGATAGCAATGGACTTAATTCCAGCGGAATGTCCACTCAGAGTGCGAATTGCTTTTCTTGTGCGTAAACTCCACAATTTGATAGTAGAGTCTTCGCTACCACTGACAATAGTATTACCATTTGGGGCGATCGCTATGCAGTTTACCTCGCCGTCATGCCCTATCAGCGAACACAGCAAACCAGAACCTATGATGCGAGTCTCTTGTAGGCTGCCGTGTAAATCCCATACTTTAATTGTATTGTCTTTACTAGCGCTGACAAGAGTTTCCCCATTCCGACTAATGGCAATAGCATAAACTGAATGGGAATGTCCGGTGAAATTGCGAACTATTTTGCCAGTTTGCAGCGATCGCACTTTGATTGTTCGGTCGCTACCGCCACTAACAAGGGTATTTCCATCGGGACTAATTGCTATTGAATAATCAGTCCCCTGTCCTGTCGAATGTCTGTAGAGACACTGGAATAGTTGATAAGGATTGTATTCCTGTAAAGCAATTTTGGCTTTATTTTCTTCACAGTTTTGGAGTATCGCATATGCAGTTCGCTGCACCTGCAAAGAAGAGTCTGTTAATGCCTCAATTACTAAGTCTAAGCCTTCTTGTCCATAATTTAGTGCCTGCTTTACAGCATTGATGCGTTGATGCTCAATTGCACTTTTAAAACGTTGCTTGACTCCTAGCACCCCCCCCAAAACGGCACCATTAACTGGCGCTGGGATTTGACCGCCTAAGACAACATCATAAGATCTTGGCTGATTGATATTGTGTGCCATTGCTCCTTCAGTATTTTTATACTACAATTGTAGTGTAAAATAGCAAATTGCGCGATCGCGCCGTCTATTTTCGTGTCGATTCACCAACACTAATGCTCTTTACCCAATTGCCAATTACTTAATTCCCTATTTTTGCAGTAATTCCCACATATTGATGATATCGTCGCTACTGTTTACGGTTACTTATGCAACTTTTGGATAACGCAATCAACAATTTTTTGAACGGTTGTAATTTGCTCGATATCTGAATCGTCAATTTCAATATGGAACTCTGACTCCAATGCTAATACCACCGCAACTATATCTAAATCATTCGCGTGTAAATTTTTAATAATATCGGTATTTACATTGATGCGGTTTGCTTCAATTTTGAGACTAGCGCTAAGAACGCGCTGTACTTTAGCAAATATTTGGCTATTTAACTGTCTGGATGGAGACTGAATATATTCTCTTACCGCTTGCAGTACGTTTGGTTCTGCCCTATCTCGAAGTAGTAAATACGCTGCCTGTTCTACTTGCCAAGATTTATCATTTAAGGCTTTAATTATCAACTTTAAGCCTTCTTCACCGTAATTTAAAGCGATAGGTAAGGCAGCAATCCTTTCCTTGGTTGCTGGATTGTTCAACCGCTTTTTAACACCTTCTAGCCCTCCCAAAACAGCAGCATCGTTGCGTAATGAGTTTTGACCGCCTAGAACAGCATCAAATTCTCTAGGTTGATTGGGGTTATTGTTCATGGGGGGAAATTGAGAAATTGATAGTTCCCGCGCCCTAGATTTGGCGATCGCGGAATTTATCGCTGCAATTAGTGCCGTCTTATCGAAGTACTTTTCAATAAATTCAAAATTCTCCCAAGGTTGCGGAATTTCTTCTATCACCCCCTTTATATATCCTGACATTAACACTAAGGGAATTTTCTGGAGTAGAGGATCTGCTTGGATATACTGATATAGTTCCCAACCGCTAACGAGAGGCAATAAATAATCGAGAATTATCAAGTGCAAATTGTGGCGTTCGCGATCGAGTAAATTGCGCCCTACCATGCCGTCTGGGGCTTCCAGAATTTCAAAGTTACTCATATGTAACATATCTCGGATAGCCCTCCGCATCGCCCTGCTGTCATCGATTACTATAATTTTGTTATTAGCCACGCATCCCCCCACTTGTGCCTAGCGGTAGAACTATATTATCGAGGTTATTGAGGGTAATGATTAAAATTAGTGCGATCGCAGTATTTGATGGTGGGGAATAGAAGCCTTTCTAGCGCACTCCCCACACTTTGATAGTGCCGTCATTACCGCCACTGGCTAAAATGTCACCATTGGGGCTAAAGGCGAGGGATCTAACATATTTTAAATTCCCCGTGAGGTTGTGCTCTAAAGACGCGATCGCTTCCTCACCGCTTTTGGATTGGAGATCCCAGATATTAATAATACCGTCATTACTGCCACTGGCTAAAATCTGACTATTTGGGCTAAAAACCAGACATCTAACACTGGTTGAATGCCTCTTAAGCGTGCGCTGTAAAGAGGGCGCTTCTGTGCCTTGTTTTGTGTCAAGATTCCATAGATGAATAGCGCTGTAATTACTACCACTAGCTAAAATTTGCCCATCGGGGCTGATGGCGACGGAATTAACCCAGCCTGACTTACTCTGGAGGGTAAATGCATCGGATGCGATCGCTGTGCCTGTTTTTGTGTCCAGATTCCAGATACGAATGGTTTCGTCATTACTACCACTGACTAAAGTTGTACCATCGGGGCTTATAGCTACAGAATTAACCCAGCTTGAATGTTCCTTGAGGGTTTTTCTCAGTTCGCCTGTGTAGGGATTCCAAAGTTTAATAGTAGCGTCCTTACTACCGCTGATGAGAGTTGTACCGTCGGGGCTAAAGGCGATAGAAGAAACCCAGGCAATATGCCCTTTAAGAGTGCGTATCTGTTCGCCATTTTGCAAATTCCAAATATTAATCGTTCCGTCAGAACTGCCACTAGCTAAAATTTCACCATTGGAACTAAAGGCAACAGAAGAAACCCAGCCATTGTGCCCATCCAAGGAGCGTTGTAGAGTGGCGACTTCATCGCGATCGCCAGGTGGCAAATTCCACAGCTTGATAGTTTTATCAAAACTGTCAGTAGCTAAAATCTGACTGTTGGGGCTAATGGCAACCGACCACACTCCGCCCCCCTCGCCAGGTAGGGTGTCTATGCACTGGAAATATTTATAAGGATTGAATGAATCTATGGCGTTTAATATCTCTGGTTCTGTCCTTTTTTCAAGTAACCAATATGCTTTTAACTTTAATCTATCGTTAGAGTTATTAAATGTTTCAAGTATTAAATCTAAACCTGGTTGGCCATAATTTAAAGCGTCTGTTAACGCAGCATTTCTTTGTTCAAAAACAGGACTTGCCAACCGTCTTTTGACGCCTTCCAAGCCTCCCAAAACTGCGCTGGCGAAGGGGCTTGGGGTATTACCGCCCATGACGGCATCGTATGACCTCGGTTGGTTGGGATTGGTGGCGATCGCTTGCTTGGCTGACATCCGAGACAGAGTGGATTTATTAATAGCTGATTGGATTGCATTAATCAACTGCTGTGGCTGAAAGGGCTTTTCTAGAAATTCAAAATAATCGAATGGTTGGGGAATTTTTTCTGTCACATCTTCCCGATTGCCTGCCATCACTACCAACGGTATTTTTTGGAGTTTGGGATCTGCCTGAAGATGTTGATATACTTCCCAACCGCTGAGTTTAGGCAACAAAAAATCCAGTAATATCAAGTTTGGGTGTTGATGGCGAATTAAATCGAGTCCTTCAACGCCGTTTTTGGCTTCAAGGATTTCACAGTTAAGTAGAGCTAACATCCTTGGGATTGCCATCCGAACGCTTTTGGCGTCATCGATAACGAGAACTTTGTTACTAGCCATAACTATCCCCTTGGTGCGTAGCGGCGGAATTCTATATCGAGGTTACTAATTTAGTAGACAGATGCGCCACTACTTGATAGTCCACTCGATATATGCGATCGCGTTGCAATAGCAGCCAGACGAGCGATCGCTACTTCGCTACTCGTTCACTTTGCGGGGGATTAAGGTTAGATGTGGGTAAAACGTCAGGGGAAAATAGTTTCGTCGTCGTAGAAAGCCTTTCTCAGGTCTGTCCTACTCAACTTTGTTCCGCTCAAGTCGGCTCCATAGAAGTCTGCGTCTCTCAAGATTGCCCCACTCAAGTCTGCCCCAATCAACTTTGCTCTCCTCAAGTCGGCTCCACTCAAGTCTGCCCCAATCAACTTTGCTCCACTCAAGTCTACTCCACCGAAGTCTGCCCCAATCAACTTTGTTCTACTCAAGTCGGCTCCACTCAAGTCTACTCCACCGAAGTCTGCCCCAATCAACTTTGCTTCTCTCAAGCAAGCCTTACTCAAGTCTGCCTCTCTCAAGATTGCCTCTCTGAGGTTTGCAATATTCAGGTCTGCCCCTCTGAGGTTTGCCATACTCAGGTTTGCCCCTCTGAGGTTTGCCTCTCTGAGGTCTACCTCTCTCAAGTCTGCGCTACTCAGGTCTACCTCTCTCAAGTCTGCCCTATTCAGGGAAGCCTTATTTAGGGAAGCCTCTCTCAAGTTTGCCCCTCTCAGGGAAGCCCAAATCAGGTTTAGGCCACTCAGGTTTGCCCTACTCAAGTTTGCCCTATTCAGGGAAGCTTCTCTCAAGCTTGCCCCTCTCAGATCTGCCAAGCTTAGGTTTGTCCCGCTTAGGTCTGCCAAGCTTAGGTTTGTCCCGCTTAGGTCTGACCCACGTAGATCTGCCCCACTTAGGTCTGCCCCTCTCAGCAGTGCCTTTCTCAGATTTGCCCATCTCAGGTCTACCC
This portion of the Microcoleus sp. FACHB-831 genome encodes:
- a CDS encoding GUN4 domain-containing protein, with product MGELRSPRDDDAVLGGQNPPPVAGAVLGGLQGAKIRLARAGVEQRIAALKDAIKYGQDGLEVVIQALKDESGQVQRAAFLLLQQQKPQPRITEILQEYPPLISAAGVDYTRLQKLLAAANWEEADAETGAIMLSVCDRQTEGWLRISDIENFPCQDLTTIDNLWGKYSQGQFGFSAQKHIWHSLGGKPGIFDWEAWGLFGERVGWRKDGYWIYHNHLNFTLNAPSGHLPGWILGKQGMVDGDFLLFGGAVAIFFKGWGSLLSRRDW
- a CDS encoding WD40 repeat domain-containing protein, producing the protein MANANQPKEYDAVKGGEAPAPSGGMVLGGIEGVKKRWASGVAEQQVAAIKDAVKYGNAGLELVIKALNQPLDEVQKAAYLVLRSRKEAEVRKALTSFNQYQFFDCIRTIIGGTNIALSGDGKAIAYLRGKAIKVCNLKNELLYSIPKYPRAKESFAISSDGETLVKAINTSSYLLEIWQEGEKQHALYGHELEISAIAMLPDGESGTETPPLVATGSHDTTIKIWNLDTGKLVFNISRSLIWGTHTSGISCLAFTPDGKTLVSGSADSTIKLWNLRTRDKPRTLKGHTGSILAIAIGPDGQTMVSSSNGWPKPKIKLWHLGTGELIPTFEEQSPLIGCFAFSPDGRILAGGSYNTIVLWKVKTGEVLHILEGHESSVTCLAFSRNGHTLISGSEDKTIKVWGVQ
- a CDS encoding WD40 repeat domain-containing protein; this encodes MAHNINQPRSYDVVLGGQIPAPVNGAVLGGVLGVKQRFKSAIEHQRINAVKQALNYGQEGLDLVIEALTDSSLQVQRTAYAILQNCEENKAKIALQEYNPYQLFQCLYRHSTGQGTDYSIAISPDGNTLVSGGSDRTIKVRSLQTGKIVRNFTGHSHSVYAIAISRNGETLVSASKDNTIKVWDLHGSLQETRIIGSGLLCSLIGHDGEVNCIAIAPNGNTIVSGSEDSTIKLWSLRTRKAIRTLSGHSAGIKSIAISPNGNILASGSADGTIKLWDLTTGELLQTVDGHSQWVKCLAINADGKILISCGGDKLIKLWDLPTGELRRTLTGHWGEVNCVRVNPDGQTLVSCGWDERILLWHLGTGALLHTLEEHQGGVVSLAVSPDGMTLVSSSHDKTMRVWGVR
- a CDS encoding response regulator — its product is MGGCVANNKIIVIDDSRAMRRAIRDMLHMSNFEILEAPDGMVGRNLLDRERHNLHLIILDYLLPLVSGWELYQYIQADPLLQKIPLVLMSGYIKGVIEEIPQPWENFEFIEKYFDKTALIAAINSAIAKSRARELSISQFPPMNNNPNQPREFDAVLGGQNSLRNDAAVLGGLEGVKKRLNNPATKERIAALPIALNYGEEGLKLIIKALNDKSWQVEQAAYLLLRDRAEPNVLQAVREYIQSPSRQLNSQIFAKVQRVLSASLKIEANRINVNTDIIKNLHANDLDIVAVVLALESEFHIEIDDSDIEQITTVQKIVDCVIQKLHK
- a CDS encoding response regulator, whose amino-acid sequence is MASNKVLVIDDAKSVRMAIPRMLALLNCEILEAKNGVEGLDLIRHQHPNLILLDFLLPKLSGWEVYQHLQADPKLQKIPLVVMAGNREDVTEKIPQPFDYFEFLEKPFQPQQLINAIQSAINKSTLSRMSAKQAIATNPNQPRSYDAVMGGNTPSPFASAVLGGLEGVKRRLASPVFEQRNAALTDALNYGQPGLDLILETFNNSNDRLKLKAYWLLEKRTEPEILNAIDSFNPYKYFQCIDTLPGEGGGVWSVAISPNSQILATDSFDKTIKLWNLPPGDRDEVATLQRSLDGHNGWVSSVAFSSNGEILASGSSDGTINIWNLQNGEQIRTLKGHIAWVSSIAFSPDGTTLISGSKDATIKLWNPYTGELRKTLKEHSSWVNSVAISPDGTTLVSGSNDETIRIWNLDTKTGTAIASDAFTLQSKSGWVNSVAISPDGQILASGSNYSAIHLWNLDTKQGTEAPSLQRTLKRHSTSVRCLVFSPNSQILASGSNDGIINIWDLQSKSGEEAIASLEHNLTGNLKYVRSLAFSPNGDILASGGNDGTIKVWGVR
- a CDS encoding pentapeptide repeat-containing protein, translated to MAENPDLPRDYDAVKGGENPAPLSGVVLGGLQGVQMRLASSIVEHRVAALTEALKYGEVGLDLLIQALQDESLQVCAQAYSLLRNQPALAEYSTKLGKELLSRYAAGERNFARVDLRWANLRKALLRGADLSGADLRGSDLSGTNLSLADLSGTNLSLADLRGASLREASLNRANLSRANLSGLNLIWASLRGANLREASLNKASLNRADLREVDLSSADLREVDLREANLRGANLSMANLRGADLNIANLREAILREADLSKACLREAKLIGADFGGVDLSGADLSRTKLIGADFGGVDLSGAKLIGADLSGADLRRAKLIGADLSGAILRDADFYGADLSGTKLSRTDLRKAFYDDETIFP